In Campylobacter vicugnae, a genomic segment contains:
- a CDS encoding nitronate monooxygenase has product MELKSLKIGKYEIKYPIIQGGMGLGISWNKLAGNVSLNGGLGVISSVGTGYYEHRAHITKELNSKPYDSVNFYSRNGFKAIIDNARKICGDKPLAANIMCASNDYARIVKDACEHGINIIISGAGLPTNLPELTKGFADVALVPIVSSAKALKIICKRWYERYNRLPDAVVLEGPLSGGHQGFTYEQCLDPNYQLENLIKPVVDEASKWAEVGGNPIPVVAAGGIWDHDDIAKVIGLGASGVQMGTRFIGTHECDAADGFKEVLLNAKKEDIKLIKSPVGYPARGIQTNLLNLVEKNAGPKIQCISNCVAPCQRGKEAKQVGYCIADRLYDAVSGNKETGLFFSGANGYRLNEIISVKELMKKLVYGENS; this is encoded by the coding sequence ATGGAATTAAAAAGTTTAAAAATAGGCAAATATGAGATTAAATATCCCATCATCCAAGGTGGTATGGGGCTTGGTATAAGCTGGAATAAACTAGCTGGTAATGTGAGCTTAAATGGCGGACTAGGTGTAATTAGCTCTGTTGGTACTGGATACTATGAACATAGGGCTCATATTACTAAGGAGTTAAATTCAAAACCATATGATAGTGTAAATTTTTACTCTAGAAATGGCTTTAAAGCTATTATTGATAATGCTCGTAAAATTTGCGGTGATAAACCACTAGCAGCAAATATAATGTGTGCTAGCAATGATTATGCTAGAATAGTAAAAGATGCGTGCGAACATGGCATAAATATCATAATATCTGGTGCTGGTTTGCCTACAAATTTACCTGAGCTTACTAAAGGGTTTGCTGATGTGGCTCTTGTACCGATTGTAAGCTCTGCTAAAGCGTTAAAGATTATATGCAAACGCTGGTATGAACGCTACAATCGCTTACCAGATGCGGTTGTGTTAGAAGGACCACTTAGTGGAGGACATCAAGGCTTTACATATGAGCAGTGTCTAGATCCAAACTATCAGCTAGAAAATCTTATTAAACCAGTAGTAGATGAGGCTTCCAAATGGGCTGAAGTAGGAGGAAATCCAATCCCAGTAGTAGCTGCTGGTGGAATCTGGGATCATGATGATATTGCTAAAGTTATTGGTCTTGGAGCAAGTGGCGTGCAAATGGGGACTAGATTTATAGGAACTCATGAGTGTGATGCAGCAGATGGATTTAAAGAGGTTTTATTAAATGCTAAAAAAGAGGATATTAAACTAATTAAAAGTCCTGTAGGCTATCCAGCACGCGGAATTCAAACAAATCTTCTTAATTTGGTAGAAAAAAATGCTGGTCCAAAAATTCAATGCATTAGCAACTGTGTAGCTCCATGTCAGCGTGGTAAAGAGGCTAAACAAGTAGGGTATTGTATTGCTGATAGACTATATGATGCTGTAAGCGGAAATAAGGAGACTGGGCTATTTTTTAGTGGTGCAAACGGATATAGATTAAATGAGATAATTAGCGTTAAAGAGCTTATGAAAAAGTTGGTTTATGGGGAAAATAGCTAA
- a CDS encoding DNA-directed RNA polymerase subunit omega, whose product MRIEEIAAKALEAVGDDRYQLALLVAKRAEAIANGAQILVEVNAQKMKFTDIALLEIAQGKIALEGIVESNR is encoded by the coding sequence ATGAGAATAGAAGAAATAGCTGCTAAAGCCTTAGAGGCTGTGGGTGATGATAGATACCAACTAGCACTTTTAGTAGCAAAAAGAGCTGAAGCTATAGCAAACGGAGCTCAAATTTTAGTAGAAGTGAATGCTCAAAAAATGAAATTTACAGATATTGCGCTTTTAGAGATAGCACAAGGGAAGATCGCTTTAGAGGGAATCGTTGAATCAAATAGATAG
- a CDS encoding N-acetylmuramoyl-L-alanine amidase: MGKIAKLLLPFLLVVFAFGGGIFDEFDNKFAKAKKQDQIQIYHELKGIYLNSILNDNKKLQLESLKRLVSGAKTLGVDYSVYAKELDTISPKIDKNELKPKSVNKEDSKQAKTKNQTNNSKESQKINSKNQKNIEYKVLSTSSTQSKFTITLNADATNLNIKKSELNTNKSYRQIFDFDGILIKEYKKQKSQISNQIRVAQFDKDSIRVVFTNNTKQNIGYKINGKSIIFSLNSANSKDNNIQKTATNTSKKINSNQKNQSTSKSNRPTQTQSKATNIGKNKVIVLDAGHGGKDPGAVGKNKLYEKDIVLHIALEAGNILKKRGYKVYYTRSNDKFINLRNRTSFANDKNADIFISIHANASPNNKKAKEMQGIETYFLSPTRSERSMQVANLENKADTDEMNYFTKISYLNFLNREKIIASNKLAIDVQAYLLGAVKSKFKVVDGGVREAPFWVLVGAQMPAVLIETGYISNDNDHKLLSNKGYRNKIALGIANGIDDYFVKNR, from the coding sequence ATGGGGAAAATAGCTAAGCTTTTATTGCCATTTTTGCTTGTTGTTTTTGCCTTTGGTGGTGGAATATTTGATGAATTTGATAATAAATTTGCCAAGGCAAAAAAGCAAGATCAAATTCAAATTTATCATGAATTAAAGGGTATCTATCTCAACTCTATACTAAATGATAATAAAAAATTACAACTAGAGAGCTTAAAAAGATTAGTAAGTGGTGCAAAAACTCTTGGTGTGGATTATAGCGTATATGCTAAAGAGCTAGATACTATAAGTCCAAAAATAGATAAAAACGAGCTAAAGCCAAAAAGTGTAAATAAAGAAGATAGCAAACAAGCTAAAACTAAAAATCAAACTAATAACTCTAAAGAGAGCCAAAAAATAAATTCCAAAAATCAAAAAAATATAGAATATAAGGTGCTATCTACATCAAGCACGCAAAGTAAATTTACTATTACATTAAATGCAGATGCTACTAATTTAAATATTAAAAAATCTGAATTAAATACCAATAAAAGTTATCGTCAGATTTTTGATTTTGATGGGATTTTAATCAAAGAGTATAAAAAACAAAAGAGTCAAATTTCTAATCAAATAAGAGTGGCTCAATTTGATAAAGATAGCATTAGAGTAGTATTTACTAATAATACAAAACAAAATATAGGCTATAAGATTAATGGTAAGAGTATAATTTTTAGTCTAAATAGTGCTAATTCTAAAGATAATAATATACAAAAAACAGCAACCAATACTTCTAAAAAAATTAACTCAAATCAAAAAAATCAATCTACATCAAAATCAAATAGACCTACTCAAACTCAATCAAAAGCTACAAATATTGGCAAAAATAAGGTGATAGTCTTAGATGCTGGACATGGTGGAAAAGACCCAGGTGCAGTAGGCAAAAATAAACTATATGAAAAAGATATCGTATTACATATAGCCTTAGAAGCTGGTAATATCTTAAAAAAACGCGGTTATAAAGTATATTATACAAGAAGTAATGATAAGTTTATCAATCTTAGAAATCGTACTAGCTTTGCAAATGATAAAAACGCTGATATATTTATCTCTATTCATGCAAACGCTTCACCAAATAACAAAAAAGCCAAAGAGATGCAAGGAATAGAGACATATTTTTTAAGCCCAACTAGAAGCGAAAGAAGTATGCAAGTTGCAAATTTAGAAAATAAAGCTGATACTGATGAGATGAACTATTTTACTAAAATTAGTTATCTAAATTTCTTAAATCGTGAAAAGATTATTGCTTCAAATAAGCTTGCAATTGATGTGCAAGCTTATTTATTAGGAGCAGTAAAATCTAAATTTAAAGTAGTAGATGGTGGAGTAAGAGAGGCGCCATTTTGGGTTTTAGTAGGTGCGCAGATGCCTGCTGTGTTAATAGAGACTGGATATATATCTAATGATAATGACCATAAACTACTATCAAATAAGGGTTATAGAAACAAAATTGCTCTTGGTATAGCAAATGGAATTGATGATTATTTTGTTAAAAATAGATGA
- the pyrH gene encoding UMP kinase, with translation MNKNKRILVKFSGEALAGGNGFGIDSHILRYIAGEIKALVNSGIEVGIVIGGGNIIRGVSAAEGGIIKRTSGDHMGMLATVINAIAMREALEHSGLDVRVQSAIKMEAICETFITGRAQRHLEKKRVVIFAAGTGNPFFTTDTAATLRAIEIDADMIIKATKVNGVYDKDPMKFDDAKLLNELSYERAMEDNIKVMDDTAIALAKDNSLPIVVCNMFEDGNLLKIANGDYTNCSIVKNL, from the coding sequence ATGAATAAAAATAAGCGAATTTTGGTTAAATTTTCTGGTGAAGCACTCGCTGGTGGCAATGGATTTGGGATTGATTCTCATATTTTAAGATATATTGCTGGAGAGATTAAGGCACTAGTAAATAGCGGTATTGAAGTAGGTATTGTAATTGGCGGTGGTAATATAATTCGTGGAGTAAGTGCTGCTGAGGGCGGCATAATTAAAAGAACAAGTGGCGATCATATGGGTATGCTAGCTACTGTTATTAATGCGATTGCTATGCGTGAAGCACTAGAGCACTCAGGATTAGATGTAAGGGTTCAAAGTGCTATTAAGATGGAAGCAATATGTGAGACATTTATTACTGGTAGAGCTCAAAGACATCTAGAGAAAAAAAGAGTTGTAATATTTGCTGCTGGGACGGGAAATCCATTTTTTACCACTGATACTGCTGCAACTCTTAGAGCTATTGAGATAGATGCTGATATGATAATAAAAGCTACAAAAGTAAATGGAGTATATGATAAAGATCCAATGAAATTTGATGATGCTAAGCTACTAAATGAGTTAAGCTATGAAAGAGCTATGGAAGATAACATAAAAGTTATGGATGATACAGCTATAGCATTAGCTAAAGATAATTCATTGCCAATTGTAGTTTGCAATATGTTTGAAGATGGAAATCTATTAAAAATTGCAAATGGTGATTATACTAACTGTTCAATAGTTAAAAATTTATAA
- a CDS encoding RelA/SpoT family protein gives MLLKAVDYCIRLHDGQFRKSGEPYSIHPILVCSFVAHMGGDESMLIAALLHDVVEDTECSEEELQFEFGEEVAVLVRGLTKIVAIRENELISSSSNEKLAASALTFRKMLLVSIEDVRVLIIKLCDRLHNMLTLGVLKPEKQKRISEETLVVYAPIAHRLGISSIKNILEDLSFKYVMPKEYAGIESYINEHKQQLQLKINSFSQKVSEKLLAHGFSEDNFIIQKRIKHYYSIYLKMQRKGISLEEVLDLLAIRILVHNPKDCYLALGIIHMNFNPLISRFKDYIALPKQNGYQTIHTTIFDNKTIIEAQIRSFDMHKTAEYGVAAHWKYKSGGLVSPKLDWLSDIKAQESDDKSIEDLYEYAKDSLYVEDIAVYSPKGGIFTLPRGATALDYAYEIHSEVGLHAKEAYINRIKVPLLTELKNGDIVRIITGDEAKYRCSWLDSVKTGKARATIRSFCRQKLRDINYQVSIDILVAIFNVTEVKILEWLEQEGLTKKISKIATDSVYLKEIVQILDTHSKKDKLFSLKFSDKHEIKKQKFDNIVVYSNYTIKSVDFDYCCNPKRGDDIIGFRNGSNVTVHHKLCERAAKLMSDKEEMIFVKWTRNAPHRYKVIVSIENKRGSLAEFLTYLAKLNVDLVTITLSESDDLIAADYFDVVIELSENLDSSVIKDRLKDRYKIAEFTSLSDAYKN, from the coding sequence ATGCTACTTAAAGCGGTTGATTATTGCATTAGGTTGCATGATGGGCAGTTTAGAAAAAGTGGTGAGCCGTACTCGATACACCCGATTTTAGTCTGTTCATTTGTAGCGCATATGGGTGGCGATGAAAGTATGCTTATTGCTGCGTTATTGCATGATGTAGTAGAGGATACTGAGTGTAGTGAAGAGGAGTTGCAGTTTGAATTTGGCGAAGAGGTTGCTGTGCTTGTTCGTGGGCTTACAAAGATTGTAGCAATTAGAGAAAATGAACTTATTAGTTCTAGTTCTAATGAGAAGCTAGCAGCCTCAGCTTTAACATTTAGAAAGATGCTTTTAGTATCAATAGAAGATGTTAGGGTACTTATTATCAAGCTATGTGATAGACTTCATAATATGCTTACTTTAGGTGTATTAAAACCAGAAAAGCAAAAAAGAATATCAGAAGAGACTCTTGTAGTTTATGCACCTATTGCCCATAGACTTGGTATCTCATCTATTAAAAATATATTAGAAGATCTAAGTTTTAAATATGTTATGCCTAAAGAGTATGCTGGAATCGAGTCATATATTAACGAGCATAAACAGCAGCTTCAGCTTAAAATTAACTCATTTAGCCAAAAAGTAAGCGAAAAGCTCCTCGCTCACGGCTTTTCTGAAGATAATTTTATTATTCAAAAGCGTATTAAACACTACTATTCAATATATCTAAAGATGCAAAGAAAGGGAATTAGTCTAGAGGAGGTTTTGGATCTTTTAGCTATTAGAATTCTTGTTCATAATCCAAAAGATTGTTATTTGGCTCTTGGTATTATACATATGAATTTTAATCCTTTAATATCTAGATTTAAAGATTATATAGCTTTACCAAAACAAAATGGATATCAAACGATCCATACGACAATTTTTGATAATAAAACTATTATCGAGGCTCAAATTCGCTCATTTGATATGCATAAAACAGCAGAGTATGGAGTTGCAGCTCATTGGAAATATAAAAGTGGTGGTTTGGTTTCTCCTAAGCTTGATTGGTTAAGCGATATCAAGGCTCAAGAGAGCGATGATAAGAGTATCGAAGATCTATATGAGTATGCCAAAGATAGCCTATATGTGGAAGATATAGCGGTATATTCGCCAAAAGGTGGGATATTTACTTTGCCTAGAGGCGCTACGGCTTTGGATTATGCGTATGAGATTCACTCTGAGGTTGGTTTGCACGCTAAAGAAGCCTATATAAATAGAATAAAAGTACCATTGCTTACTGAACTCAAAAATGGAGATATAGTTCGTATTATTACTGGAGATGAGGCCAAATATAGATGTAGTTGGCTAGATAGCGTAAAAACTGGTAAGGCTAGGGCGACTATTAGAAGTTTTTGCCGTCAAAAGCTAAGAGATATTAATTATCAAGTATCTATTGATATTTTAGTTGCTATATTTAATGTTACAGAGGTTAAAATTTTAGAGTGGTTAGAACAAGAGGGTTTAACTAAAAAAATTTCAAAAATTGCTACTGATTCAGTCTATTTAAAAGAGATAGTTCAAATTCTAGATACTCACTCCAAAAAAGATAAGCTATTTTCACTTAAATTTAGCGACAAACATGAGATTAAAAAGCAAAAATTTGATAATATTGTAGTATATTCAAATTATACTATTAAAAGCGTAGATTTTGATTATTGTTGTAATCCAAAACGCGGCGATGATATTATAGGTTTTAGAAATGGTAGCAATGTTACAGTTCATCATAAATTATGTGAAAGAGCTGCAAAACTCATGAGTGATAAAGAAGAAATGATCTTTGTCAAATGGACAAGAAACGCTCCGCATAGATATAAAGTAATTGTAAGTATTGAGAATAAGCGTGGAAGTTTGGCTGAGTTTTTAACCTATCTTGCTAAGTTAAATGTTGATTTAGTTACTATTACACTTAGCGAAAGTGATGATCTGATTGCTGCTGATTATTTTGATGTGGTAATAGAGTTAAGTGAAAATTTAGATAGTTCGGTAATTAAAGATAGATTAAAAGATCGCTATAAAATAGCTGAATTTACTTCACTAAGTGATGCATATAAAAATTAA
- the tyrS gene encoding tyrosine--tRNA ligase, which produces MISKIMSEIKRGTAEIIDYERIENLIKDYYENGKKFYIKAGFDPTAPDLHLGHTVVLNKMRLLQEHGGIVQFLIGDFTAKIGDPTGKSVTRKILSDEVIAQNAKTYKEQVFKILDESKTEVMFNSAWLNTLGADGLIALASTFNVARMLERDDFTKRYKAETPIAISEFLYPLLQGYDSVAMKCDIEMGGTDQKFNLLMGRTLGRTYNIGKEQAIIMMPLLVGLDGVNKMSKSLGNYIGVTESANDIFGKTLSISDELMWVWYELLSSLSSDEIIKLKSDVESGIVHPKVAKENLALELAARFNTQEAALAARDEFNRVHAKGQLPSDMAKFEIEADNIWIVEALSLCKLSGSNSDARRHIKANAVSVDQVKISDDQLRLSKGEYVLQVGKKAYARLEVK; this is translated from the coding sequence ATGATATCTAAAATTATGAGTGAGATTAAACGCGGAACTGCCGAGATAATCGATTATGAGCGTATTGAAAATTTAATCAAAGATTACTATGAAAATGGTAAAAAATTTTATATTAAAGCGGGCTTTGACCCTACGGCTCCAGATCTTCACTTAGGACATACAGTAGTTTTAAATAAGATGAGATTGCTTCAAGAACATGGCGGTATTGTGCAGTTTTTAATTGGAGATTTTACTGCAAAAATTGGCGATCCAACCGGCAAGAGCGTTACTAGAAAAATCTTAAGCGATGAAGTAATTGCTCAAAATGCCAAAACATATAAAGAGCAAGTTTTTAAAATATTAGACGAGAGTAAAACTGAAGTAATGTTTAATTCTGCTTGGCTTAATACTTTAGGTGCTGATGGGCTTATAGCACTTGCTAGTACTTTTAATGTAGCTAGAATGCTTGAGCGTGATGATTTTACTAAACGATATAAGGCTGAGACTCCAATTGCTATTAGTGAGTTTTTATATCCACTGTTACAAGGATATGATAGTGTGGCGATGAAGTGCGATATTGAGATGGGTGGAACAGATCAGAAATTTAATCTTTTAATGGGTAGGACTCTTGGTCGTACCTATAATATCGGAAAAGAACAAGCAATTATAATGATGCCGCTTCTTGTCGGGCTTGATGGTGTTAATAAGATGAGTAAAAGCCTAGGCAATTATATTGGTGTAACTGAATCAGCCAATGATATTTTTGGAAAAACTTTAAGTATTAGCGATGAGCTTATGTGGGTATGGTATGAGCTTTTAAGCAGTCTTAGCAGTGATGAGATTATCAAGTTAAAAAGCGATGTAGAAAGCGGGATAGTTCATCCTAAAGTTGCAAAGGAAAATCTAGCTTTAGAACTTGCAGCTAGATTTAATACTCAAGAAGCAGCCTTAGCTGCAAGAGATGAGTTTAATAGAGTTCATGCTAAGGGGCAACTTCCAAGCGATATGGCTAAATTTGAGATAGAAGCTGATAATATCTGGATTGTAGAGGCACTTAGCCTATGCAAGCTTTCTGGATCAAACTCAGATGCTCGTCGCCATATTAAAGCAAATGCAGTCAGCGTTGATCAAGTTAAAATTAGCGATGATCAATTAAGGCTTAGTAAGGGTGAATATGTATTGCAAGTTGGTAAAAAAGCTTATGCTAGATTAGAGGTAAAATAA